The Paeniglutamicibacter sulfureus genome includes a region encoding these proteins:
- a CDS encoding LppM family (lipo)protein codes for MKKIVSVIGIMVALMLSLTGCIKMDVDLVVSSPEEASLDMVVAFDKRVAGDISVEELMTQMGTTEEEFFLGIPAEAQKAPYDEENFKGYVFSIENQSLTKLGDLSGRLGPKVNIEYRDDLYHFSARGLAGTDTSSLSESTMTVTFPGEVTSASAGAHIEGNTVSFDMREATGEMTAVAKPKDNTPIYLSLGFGALALLGAVVAVGTMRRPERTEDVHA; via the coding sequence ATGAAGAAGATCGTATCCGTCATTGGAATCATGGTGGCGCTGATGTTGAGCCTGACCGGGTGCATAAAGATGGATGTGGATCTGGTCGTCTCGAGTCCGGAAGAGGCCAGCCTCGACATGGTGGTGGCATTCGACAAGCGCGTTGCCGGCGACATCTCGGTCGAGGAGCTTATGACCCAGATGGGTACCACCGAGGAGGAATTCTTCCTGGGCATCCCCGCGGAGGCACAAAAGGCGCCATACGACGAGGAAAACTTCAAGGGCTACGTCTTCAGCATCGAGAACCAATCGCTGACCAAGTTGGGCGACCTTTCCGGCAGGCTTGGCCCGAAGGTCAACATCGAATACCGCGACGACCTGTACCACTTCTCCGCCCGGGGACTTGCCGGGACCGACACCTCGAGCCTGAGCGAGTCCACGATGACCGTCACCTTCCCGGGGGAGGTCACCTCCGCCAGCGCCGGGGCACACATCGAGGGCAACACCGTGAGCTTCGACATGCGCGAAGCCACCGGCGAGATGACAGCCGTGGCCAAGCCCAAGGACAACACTCCGATCTACCTGTCTCTCGGTTTCGGCGCCCTGGCCCTGCTGGGTGCCGTAGTCGCCGTCGGCACGATGCGCCGCCCCGAGCGCACCGAAGACGTGCACGCCTAA
- a CDS encoding pyroglutamyl-peptidase I, translating into MILFTGFEPFGDRDSNPSMSIARQAASILEQQGIATIAAELPCVFATAPAMLEELLATWQPRVVISLGLAEGRGALGLEKVAINHLDARIADNAGNQPIDLPVLAGGPAAYFSGLPLKAALQALRDPSTELGDVEAEISYSAGTFVCNQVFYSLMHHAGRAPGLRAGFIHVPWMDPASPRIAIHARAVACVAQLALAGATEPRLGAGTEY; encoded by the coding sequence GTGATCCTGTTCACCGGTTTTGAACCCTTCGGCGACAGGGACTCAAACCCCTCGATGTCCATCGCACGCCAAGCCGCGAGCATTCTGGAGCAGCAGGGGATTGCGACCATTGCCGCGGAACTGCCCTGCGTGTTTGCCACGGCCCCGGCGATGCTCGAAGAGCTGTTGGCCACCTGGCAGCCACGCGTGGTGATCAGCCTCGGGCTCGCCGAGGGCCGCGGAGCACTGGGTCTGGAAAAGGTCGCCATCAACCACCTGGACGCCCGGATCGCAGACAACGCCGGGAACCAACCCATCGACCTGCCGGTATTGGCGGGAGGGCCGGCCGCGTACTTCTCGGGCCTTCCGCTGAAAGCCGCCCTGCAGGCACTACGGGACCCGTCCACCGAACTCGGCGACGTCGAGGCCGAGATCTCCTATTCCGCCGGGACCTTTGTCTGCAACCAGGTGTTCTATTCCCTGATGCACCACGCCGGAAGGGCGCCGGGGCTCCGCGCAGGGTTCATCCATGTTCCCTGGATGGATCCCGCCTCCCCCCGGATCGCGATCCATGCCCGGGCCGTGGCATGCGTGGCACAGCTGGCCTTGGCCGGTGCCACCGAACCAAGGCTTGGCGCCGGCACGGAGTATTAG
- a CDS encoding (deoxy)nucleoside triphosphate pyrophosphohydrolase produces the protein MAYKQIVAAAILDSLVSPSRLLAARRTAPPELAGMWEFPGGKLEPDETCEDGVKRELAEELGIEVALGSEVFGPVPEGWVLNERAAMRVWFAEVTAGTPDTLEDHDQLAWVALEHEALEALEWIPADLPIVRAVLADTLAGATR, from the coding sequence ATGGCCTACAAACAGATAGTCGCCGCCGCGATCCTGGACTCGCTCGTGTCCCCGAGCCGGCTGCTGGCCGCGCGACGCACCGCGCCGCCGGAGCTGGCGGGAATGTGGGAATTTCCCGGAGGCAAGCTCGAACCCGATGAGACCTGTGAAGACGGGGTGAAGCGCGAACTGGCCGAGGAGCTCGGCATCGAAGTGGCCCTGGGCAGCGAGGTCTTCGGTCCGGTCCCCGAGGGATGGGTGCTCAACGAACGTGCAGCGATGCGCGTCTGGTTTGCCGAGGTCACCGCCGGAACCCCGGACACGCTCGAGGACCACGACCAGCTGGCCTGGGTCGCATTGGAACACGAAGCACTCGAGGCCCTGGAATGGATACCTGCAGACCTTCCCATCGTCCGCGCGGTCCTGGCCGACACCTTGGCAGGTGCCACCCGGTGA
- a CDS encoding MFS transporter, which yields MKFGRYGQLLRQPGVAPLLLIGMVARLPHATVGLLLLLHLVNELGLDWGPAGLVVGLMTIGIALGAPWRGHVVDMYGLRRALIPSIIAEAVVWSIVPQVSFTWVLPLVFLGGLFSLPVFSVVRTALGVMTTGETRRSAFALDAMGTELVFIVGPATAGIVATSLDTTVGMIGIAAAASLSGVALMILNPPTRSGQPGAVATQANPHEERLGAEASLIAAGPGGLAEVEGELILAGAKSTRARISARGRGFRHKFGWVSASVIAVFIAASGAGLLLSGTEVGIISLLDAQHSEGQLGIVFLFWCGASLVGGLIYGSQNRRISPIVLLLAMAVLTVPMAFATGTWSLALLSILPGMLCAPVLSAASEWLTDLVAEKRRGEAMGWYGSALTTGTALGSPITGATVDSFGANAGFIVVGAIAAVVCAVALVAQQVRRRRATTRARTLIQDA from the coding sequence ATGAAATTCGGTCGCTACGGCCAGTTGCTGCGGCAGCCGGGTGTGGCTCCGCTGCTGCTGATCGGCATGGTGGCCCGGCTTCCGCACGCCACGGTCGGCCTGCTCCTATTGCTGCACCTGGTCAACGAACTGGGACTTGACTGGGGCCCGGCCGGTCTCGTGGTCGGGCTGATGACCATTGGCATCGCCCTGGGCGCACCTTGGCGCGGACACGTGGTGGACATGTACGGGCTGCGTCGGGCGCTGATTCCCTCCATCATCGCCGAAGCCGTGGTGTGGAGCATCGTTCCCCAGGTCTCCTTCACCTGGGTGCTGCCACTCGTGTTCCTCGGCGGACTCTTTTCCCTGCCGGTCTTCTCCGTGGTCCGCACCGCCCTGGGCGTGATGACCACGGGGGAGACCCGGCGGTCGGCCTTCGCCCTGGATGCGATGGGCACCGAACTGGTTTTCATCGTCGGACCGGCGACAGCGGGGATCGTGGCCACATCACTGGACACCACCGTCGGGATGATCGGGATCGCCGCCGCGGCATCGCTCAGCGGCGTGGCGCTGATGATCCTGAATCCGCCCACCCGGTCCGGCCAGCCCGGAGCCGTGGCCACCCAGGCCAACCCGCACGAGGAACGCCTCGGGGCCGAGGCCTCGCTGATCGCCGCCGGACCCGGCGGCCTGGCAGAGGTCGAGGGCGAGTTGATCCTGGCCGGGGCCAAGTCGACGCGGGCGCGCATCTCCGCCCGCGGACGCGGCTTCCGTCACAAGTTCGGATGGGTCAGTGCCTCGGTGATCGCGGTGTTCATTGCAGCCTCCGGCGCGGGGCTGCTGCTCTCGGGCACCGAGGTCGGCATCATTTCGCTTCTCGACGCGCAGCACAGCGAGGGCCAGCTGGGAATCGTCTTCCTCTTCTGGTGCGGCGCCTCGCTGGTGGGCGGGCTGATCTACGGCAGCCAGAACCGGCGCATCTCACCGATTGTGCTGTTGCTGGCCATGGCGGTGCTCACCGTCCCGATGGCGTTCGCCACCGGCACCTGGTCGCTGGCCCTGCTCTCGATCCTGCCCGGCATGCTGTGCGCGCCGGTGCTCTCGGCGGCCTCGGAATGGTTGACCGACCTGGTGGCGGAAAAGCGGCGCGGGGAGGCCATGGGCTGGTACGGCTCGGCATTGACCACCGGCACGGCACTGGGTTCGCCCATCACCGGTGCCACCGTGGACTCGTTCGGTGCAAACGCGGGATTCATCGTGGTCGGTGCCATTGCCGCCGTGGTGTGCGCGGTGGCGTTGGTGGCACAGCAGGTGCGCCGGCGCCGGGCCACGACCCGGGCACGCACACTCATCCAGGACGCATAA
- the rpmI gene encoding 50S ribosomal protein L35 gives MPKFKTHSGAKKRFKLTGSGKLVRQQANRRHYLEHKSSRITRRLASDQLVAKADVKTIKRMLGL, from the coding sequence ATGCCGAAGTTCAAGACCCACAGTGGCGCCAAGAAGCGCTTCAAGCTCACCGGTAGCGGCAAGCTCGTGCGCCAGCAGGCCAACCGCCGCCACTACCTGGAGCACAAGTCCTCCCGCATCACCCGTCGCCTGGCATCTGACCAGTTGGTCGCCAAGGCGGACGTCAAGACCATCAAGCGGATGCTCGGTCTCTAA
- a CDS encoding SseB family protein, protein MSTNSPSSPAGQGAQRHLPGHIAAALARAGGSGDSAGQSWEGRDLGGEGNPLHNFDNDNGLIDAQLKAALEGLIAGTGTEQQVHAALAGARVYIAVVAQLAEGGMGEHGFAEDKEADMALVTLTAPDGRKALPVFSSVENLQAWHAEARPVAVYAPRAALSAVSEEAQMLVLDPGADFTFVLRRPGMWALARQEDWTPSYLSEELAAVVAEQAASEAALAAIHMAPGRGVGSRTAAGTSVPGGGSGPELRLEFTFRPGIDEAGARECVSRIHARLSANQDFAHNVDSLEVALKAGPTSDPGTPA, encoded by the coding sequence ATGAGCACGAATTCTCCTTCTTCCCCCGCCGGACAAGGCGCACAGCGCCACCTGCCCGGACATATCGCCGCCGCCCTGGCACGCGCCGGCGGGTCCGGAGATTCCGCGGGGCAAAGCTGGGAAGGCCGGGACCTCGGCGGCGAGGGAAACCCGCTGCACAACTTCGACAACGACAACGGCCTGATCGACGCGCAGCTCAAGGCGGCCCTCGAGGGCCTCATCGCCGGAACCGGCACCGAGCAACAGGTCCATGCCGCCCTTGCAGGGGCCCGCGTCTACATCGCCGTCGTGGCCCAGCTGGCCGAAGGCGGCATGGGGGAACACGGCTTTGCCGAGGACAAGGAAGCCGACATGGCCCTGGTCACCCTCACGGCTCCCGACGGCCGGAAGGCCCTGCCGGTGTTCAGCAGTGTCGAGAACCTCCAGGCCTGGCATGCCGAGGCGCGCCCCGTGGCCGTCTACGCCCCGCGGGCTGCACTTTCGGCCGTGAGCGAGGAAGCCCAAATGCTGGTCCTGGACCCCGGCGCCGACTTCACTTTCGTGCTGCGCCGTCCGGGCATGTGGGCCCTTGCCCGGCAAGAGGACTGGACCCCCAGCTACCTCAGCGAGGAGCTGGCAGCCGTGGTTGCCGAACAGGCAGCGAGCGAAGCGGCACTAGCCGCGATCCACATGGCACCGGGACGCGGGGTGGGGTCGCGCACCGCCGCAGGCACGTCCGTGCCCGGTGGGGGTTCCGGACCGGAACTGCGCCTTGAATTCACCTTCCGCCCGGGTATCGACGAGGCAGGGGCCCGCGAGTGCGTCTCGCGGATCCACGCTCGGTTGTCGGCCAACCAGGACTTTGCCCACAATGTCGATTCGCTCGAGGTTGCCCTGAAGGCAGGACCAACCTCGGATCCCGGTACGCCGGCATGA
- the infC gene encoding translation initiation factor IF-3: protein MRLVGPAGEQVGIVRIEDALRLAVESDLDLVEVAPTAKPPVCKLMDFGKYKYEAAVKARETRKNQTNTVLKEIRFRLKIDTHDYETKVGHALRFLGAGDKVKAMIQFRGREQQRPEMGIRLLNKFAEAVAEVGLVESTPRIDGRNMVMVVGPLKNKAEAKAEARRLEQRDADKAKAANPKAKMDTSEPQGEIGGSVADVIESDIMEKLAKVRAEAAAEEAAAAAAPKVAPVRTAPAAAKAPVRSAPARETSSRPAASKAPAAARPAVSRPAAAAAPKPAVAAKPAAAPKPMAVPKPMAMPPKPAGKPGPKPATRAPKPGTTK from the coding sequence GTGCGGCTTGTCGGCCCTGCCGGTGAACAGGTTGGCATTGTCCGTATTGAGGATGCACTTCGTCTTGCCGTCGAGTCCGACCTTGATCTCGTGGAGGTGGCGCCTACCGCCAAGCCTCCCGTGTGCAAGTTGATGGACTTCGGAAAGTACAAGTACGAGGCTGCAGTCAAGGCACGTGAAACGCGCAAGAACCAGACGAACACCGTGCTGAAGGAAATTCGTTTCCGTCTGAAGATCGACACGCACGACTACGAAACCAAGGTCGGACACGCCCTTCGCTTCCTGGGCGCCGGTGACAAGGTCAAGGCCATGATCCAGTTCCGTGGCCGCGAACAGCAGCGTCCGGAAATGGGCATTCGTCTGTTGAACAAGTTTGCCGAGGCAGTTGCCGAGGTTGGCTTGGTTGAGTCGACGCCACGTATCGATGGCCGAAACATGGTCATGGTTGTCGGGCCTCTCAAGAACAAGGCAGAGGCCAAGGCCGAAGCCCGTCGCTTGGAACAGCGCGATGCCGACAAGGCCAAGGCAGCCAACCCGAAGGCCAAGATGGACACCTCGGAGCCCCAGGGCGAGATCGGCGGCTCCGTTGCCGATGTCATCGAGTCGGACATCATGGAAAAGCTTGCCAAGGTACGTGCGGAGGCAGCGGCTGAAGAGGCCGCAGCAGCCGCGGCACCAAAGGTCGCCCCGGTCAGGACAGCCCCAGCAGCGGCCAAGGCCCCTGTCAGGTCGGCACCCGCCCGCGAGACTTCCAGCCGTCCGGCAGCCTCAAAGGCACCGGCAGCAGCACGTCCGGCGGTCAGCAGGCCGGCAGCGGCAGCGGCCCCCAAGCCAGCCGTCGCAGCCAAGCCGGCAGCGGCACCGAAGCCAATGGCCGTTCCCAAGCCAATGGCCATGCCACCAAAGCCTGCGGGCAAGCCGGGTCCGAAGCCCGCAACCCGCGCGCCCAAGCCCGGGACGACCAAGTAA
- a CDS encoding DUF1844 domain-containing protein: MSTPETNPDSNNATNEIRDIAEVAAVEIITTAAVHLMSAAAVKCGLAEGNDAEELKDLDEARKLITALAGLVVSASPEIGSQHAGPLRDGLRSLQLAFREASTFPDEPGKGPGEKLTGPVN; encoded by the coding sequence ATGAGCACCCCTGAAACCAATCCGGACTCCAACAACGCCACCAACGAGATCCGCGACATCGCCGAGGTGGCAGCCGTTGAAATCATCACCACCGCCGCCGTTCACCTCATGAGCGCCGCCGCAGTCAAATGCGGACTGGCCGAGGGCAACGACGCCGAAGAGCTGAAGGACCTTGACGAGGCCCGCAAGCTCATCACCGCCCTTGCAGGTTTGGTCGTCTCCGCATCCCCGGAAATCGGCTCCCAGCACGCCGGTCCTTTGCGCGACGGCCTGCGTTCGCTGCAGCTTGCCTTCCGCGAAGCCTCGACCTTCCCGGACGAGCCGGGCAAGGGCCCGGGCGAAAAGCTCACCGGCCCGGTGAACTAA
- the hisH gene encoding imidazole glycerol phosphate synthase subunit HisH, with protein sequence MAAKTVTVLDYGSGNVRSAVRALEAAGAEVKLSAKPEDILECDGLFVPGVGAFAAVMQALKDVGAIRWIGRRIAGGRPVLGVCVGHQVFFDEGVEHGIRTPGLAEWPGTVELLKAPVVPHMGWNTVTPPAGSKLFAGIEDERFYFVHSYAVQEWNFDVAQPKMVPPQVTWAEHGVPFIAGIENGPLCALQFHPEKSGEAGAKLLRNWLGTL encoded by the coding sequence ATGGCGGCCAAGACAGTCACCGTCCTTGACTACGGTTCCGGCAACGTCCGCTCGGCCGTCAGGGCCCTTGAGGCAGCCGGCGCCGAGGTCAAGCTCTCGGCCAAGCCCGAGGACATCCTGGAATGCGACGGGCTCTTTGTTCCCGGCGTCGGTGCCTTTGCCGCCGTCATGCAGGCACTGAAGGATGTCGGTGCCATCCGCTGGATCGGACGCCGCATCGCCGGCGGTCGCCCGGTGCTCGGCGTCTGCGTCGGACACCAGGTCTTCTTTGACGAGGGCGTGGAACACGGGATCCGCACCCCGGGACTGGCCGAATGGCCCGGCACCGTGGAGCTGCTCAAGGCCCCGGTCGTCCCGCACATGGGATGGAACACCGTTACCCCGCCGGCCGGAAGCAAGCTCTTTGCCGGTATCGAGGACGAGCGCTTCTACTTCGTGCACTCCTACGCGGTGCAGGAATGGAACTTCGACGTCGCCCAGCCCAAGATGGTCCCGCCGCAGGTCACCTGGGCCGAACACGGCGTTCCCTTCATTGCCGGGATCGAGAACGGGCCCCTGTGCGCCCTGCAATTCCACCCGGAGAAGTCCGGCGAGGCCGGGGCCAAATTGCTGCGCAACTGGTTGGGGACCCTCTAG
- the priA gene encoding bifunctional 1-(5-phosphoribosyl)-5-((5-phosphoribosylamino)methylideneamino)imidazole-4-carboxamide isomerase/phosphoribosylanthranilate isomerase PriA, with amino-acid sequence MTENQNNILELLPAVDVADGQAVRLVQGEAGSETGYGDPLEAALAWQNAGAEWVHLVDLDAAFGRGHNTEILGRIAKELTIKVELSGGIRDDESLDRALEFGATRVNLGTAALENPEWTARAIARHGDKIAVGLDVRGTTLSGRGWTKEGGDIWEVLARLEDAGCARYVVTDVTKDGTLRGPNVELLAEMCKRTDKPVIASGGISSLEDLRVLRELVPNGVEGAIVGKALYAGKFTMAEALDVAGRR; translated from the coding sequence ATGACCGAGAACCAAAACAACATCCTGGAATTGTTGCCCGCCGTGGACGTGGCCGACGGCCAGGCCGTGCGCCTGGTCCAGGGCGAGGCCGGATCCGAAACCGGATACGGCGACCCGCTTGAGGCAGCACTTGCGTGGCAGAACGCAGGAGCCGAATGGGTGCACCTGGTGGACCTGGACGCTGCCTTCGGCCGCGGCCACAACACCGAGATCCTGGGCCGCATTGCCAAGGAACTGACCATCAAGGTCGAGCTCTCCGGCGGCATCCGCGACGACGAGTCCCTCGACCGCGCCCTGGAATTCGGCGCCACCCGTGTCAATCTGGGCACCGCCGCCCTGGAAAACCCGGAGTGGACCGCACGGGCCATCGCCCGCCACGGCGACAAGATCGCCGTGGGCCTGGACGTGCGCGGAACCACGCTGTCCGGCCGCGGCTGGACCAAGGAGGGCGGGGACATCTGGGAGGTCCTGGCCCGCCTGGAAGATGCCGGATGCGCCCGCTACGTGGTCACCGACGTGACCAAGGACGGAACGCTGCGCGGACCCAACGTCGAACTGCTCGCCGAAATGTGCAAGCGCACCGACAAGCCGGTCATCGCCTCCGGCGGCATCTCCAGCCTTGAGGACCTGCGCGTTTTGCGCGAACTGGTCCCCAACGGCGTTGAAGGCGCGATCGTGGGCAAGGCGCTGTACGCCGGCAAGTTCACCATGGCCGAAGCACTGGACGTGGCAGGCCGCCGCTAG
- a CDS encoding TrmH family RNA methyltransferase translates to MNLAGDNEVTMTNVRAEKVREVARLATRTGRARSGEFLTEGPQAVREALRLHLENAEHGRAPVVRAVYATEDCLDRYPELEVMSNKADGIHTRLVSQEVLAAMADTVTPQGIVAVCIIPETSLQQVAAGKPRLVAVLCRVQDPGNAGTIIRAADAAGADAVVLTGGSVDVYNPKAVRSTVGSVFHLPIVTNVDLGEILAAFKGQGSTVLAADGYAAADLDALQDASAARRAGAGAAAPEGEPALEDQTVWLFGNEGQGLDEAELAGADHRVAVPLYGIAESLNVGTAATMCLYASARAQRRG, encoded by the coding sequence ATGAATCTTGCCGGAGACAACGAAGTGACCATGACCAATGTTCGTGCCGAAAAGGTTCGCGAAGTGGCCCGACTGGCCACCCGCACGGGACGCGCCCGCAGCGGCGAGTTCCTGACCGAGGGCCCACAGGCCGTCCGCGAGGCCTTGCGCCTCCACCTTGAAAATGCCGAACATGGCCGGGCACCCGTTGTTCGGGCCGTCTATGCCACCGAAGACTGCCTGGACCGCTATCCGGAACTCGAGGTCATGTCCAACAAGGCCGACGGCATCCATACTCGACTGGTCAGCCAGGAAGTCTTGGCGGCGATGGCCGACACCGTGACACCACAGGGAATCGTGGCCGTGTGCATCATCCCCGAAACCAGCCTGCAGCAGGTAGCTGCCGGCAAGCCCCGCCTCGTGGCCGTATTGTGCCGCGTGCAGGATCCGGGCAACGCCGGCACGATCATCCGGGCAGCGGACGCAGCGGGCGCCGACGCAGTGGTGCTGACCGGGGGAAGCGTGGACGTCTACAACCCCAAGGCCGTGCGTTCCACCGTCGGTTCCGTCTTCCACCTGCCTATCGTCACCAATGTCGATTTGGGTGAAATCCTTGCCGCGTTCAAGGGCCAAGGCAGCACCGTTCTTGCAGCCGACGGCTACGCTGCCGCTGATTTGGATGCGCTCCAGGATGCCAGCGCCGCACGGCGCGCCGGGGCCGGGGCAGCTGCGCCCGAAGGGGAACCGGCGCTGGAAGACCAGACGGTGTGGCTTTTCGGAAACGAGGGCCAGGGCCTGGACGAAGCCGAACTTGCAGGTGCCGACCACCGCGTGGCTGTGCCGCTGTACGGGATCGCCGAATCTCTCAACGTGGGAACCGCTGCGACGATGTGCCTCTATGCCTCGGCACGGGCGCAACGACGCGGTTAG
- a CDS encoding SIMPL domain-containing protein, producing the protein MRRTPAITVRGTASATAVPDVMGISLTVQVHHAQAAEAFGLASERARDVIESVLVAAPGANLATTGIALAARNAWRNEESVLDGYDAETNIEASELTTDNVTWVLAAAVAAGGDALRIHSMNAEVSDAADALRAARESAFADARSKAEHLASLAGARLGPVLLVREVAGEPVLPLQRTKSTQFAAESMPVVAGRRQLSVTLEIRWELSADEPSPGAGA; encoded by the coding sequence ATGAGGCGCACACCGGCCATCACGGTGCGCGGGACAGCCTCCGCGACTGCAGTACCCGACGTCATGGGCATCTCCCTCACCGTCCAGGTTCACCATGCGCAAGCTGCGGAGGCCTTCGGGCTTGCCTCGGAGCGTGCCAGGGACGTCATCGAGTCAGTGTTGGTTGCCGCCCCGGGGGCAAACCTGGCAACCACGGGAATCGCACTGGCCGCCCGCAACGCCTGGCGCAACGAGGAATCCGTGCTGGATGGCTACGATGCCGAAACCAACATCGAGGCCTCCGAGCTGACGACGGACAACGTGACCTGGGTGTTGGCGGCCGCCGTGGCCGCCGGCGGGGACGCGTTGCGGATCCACTCGATGAATGCCGAGGTTTCCGACGCCGCCGACGCCTTGCGGGCCGCCAGGGAATCGGCTTTCGCCGATGCACGTTCCAAGGCAGAGCACCTGGCCTCGCTCGCCGGAGCACGGCTCGGGCCCGTGCTACTGGTCCGAGAGGTCGCCGGCGAACCAGTGCTGCCGCTACAACGCACCAAGTCGACCCAATTTGCGGCGGAGTCCATGCCGGTGGTTGCCGGCCGGCGGCAGCTCTCGGTGACGCTCGAGATCCGCTGGGAACTCAGCGCCGATGAACCATCGCCGGGGGCGGGTGCCTAA
- the rplT gene encoding 50S ribosomal protein L20: MARVKRAVNAHKKRRVILERAKGYRGQRSRLYRKAKEQLLHSFVYSYGDRRKRKGDFRRLWIQRINAASRANDLTYNRLIQGLKAASVEVDRRMLAELAVSDAKAFAVLVAVAKQALPADVNAPKAAAAAPVAPAKKAPAKKAAVAAPAAEGTPAEKAEAAGAVKGVEGEEAPAGFIIKGNAGSNKYHVPGSTWFDQTVAEYWFNSIESAKAAGFEPAGGESRQQIKDA, from the coding sequence GTGGCACGTGTGAAGCGGGCAGTAAACGCCCATAAGAAGCGTCGCGTCATTCTTGAACGCGCCAAGGGCTACCGCGGTCAGCGTTCGCGCTTGTACCGCAAGGCCAAGGAGCAGCTGCTCCACTCGTTCGTCTACAGCTACGGCGACCGCCGCAAGCGCAAGGGTGACTTCCGTCGCCTCTGGATCCAGCGCATCAACGCTGCATCCCGCGCCAACGACCTGACCTACAACCGCCTGATCCAGGGCCTGAAGGCTGCGTCGGTCGAGGTTGACCGCCGCATGCTGGCCGAGCTGGCTGTTTCGGATGCCAAGGCTTTCGCCGTACTGGTTGCAGTTGCCAAGCAGGCCCTCCCGGCCGATGTCAACGCCCCCAAGGCCGCCGCCGCAGCTCCGGTTGCACCGGCCAAGAAGGCTCCGGCCAAGAAGGCTGCCGTTGCAGCCCCGGCAGCAGAGGGTACCCCGGCCGAAAAGGCCGAGGCCGCCGGTGCCGTCAAGGGTGTCGAGGGTGAAGAGGCTCCGGCCGGATTCATCATCAAGGGCAACGCCGGTTCCAACAAGTACCACGTCCCGGGTTCGACCTGGTTCGACCAGACTGTTGCCGAATACTGGTTCAACAGCATTGAGTCTGCCAAGGCAGCCGGCTTCGAGCCTGCAGGCGGCGAATCCCGCCAGCAGATCAAGGACGCCTAG